The following proteins are co-located in the Leptospira weilii genome:
- a CDS encoding acylphosphatase — protein MGSKNNSRAKILVRGKVQGVGFRYYILQRAQECRLSGYTQNLPGGEVETVVEGDKVFIEDLYKAIQRGPKGSEIKEALISWEDPKGNFRTFEIKK, from the coding sequence ATGGGATCCAAAAATAACTCAAGAGCAAAGATTCTCGTTCGTGGAAAGGTTCAAGGAGTAGGATTTAGATATTACATTCTTCAAAGAGCCCAAGAATGCAGACTCAGCGGATATACCCAAAATCTTCCGGGAGGAGAAGTGGAAACAGTCGTGGAAGGAGATAAGGTATTTATCGAAGACCTCTACAAAGCAATTCAAAGAGGGCCCAAAGGCTCCGAGATTAAGGAAGCTTTGATTAGTTGGGAGGACCCGAAAGGGAACTTTAGAACTTTTGAAATTAAAAAATAA
- a CDS encoding bacitracin resistance protein BacA translates to MTEERSIFIPPGGPPGPIPGLQTVFDAVGENRLRNLVSNFYDQISLSPIAFMFPEILEESKIKSADFLIQVTGGPFLYSRNYGPPRMRARHLPFPIDEKARRIWLSCYRKALDDWEADVSIKKILWIFFKDFSAWMVNLEGKTEEEDGIQK, encoded by the coding sequence ATGACGGAAGAACGATCCATTTTCATCCCGCCGGGAGGTCCCCCCGGCCCGATTCCGGGTTTACAAACCGTTTTCGACGCGGTCGGTGAAAATCGTCTACGAAATCTGGTTTCTAATTTTTACGATCAGATCTCTCTGAGTCCGATCGCTTTTATGTTTCCAGAAATTTTAGAAGAGAGTAAAATAAAATCCGCAGATTTTTTAATTCAAGTTACCGGCGGCCCCTTCTTGTATTCTCGAAACTATGGGCCTCCTAGGATGCGTGCAAGACATCTTCCATTTCCGATCGACGAAAAGGCGAGAAGGATTTGGCTCTCTTGTTATCGCAAGGCTCTGGACGATTGGGAAGCTGACGTTTCCATAAAAAAAATTCTTTGGATTTTCTTTAAAGACTTCTCGGCATGGATGGTGAATTTGGAAGGTAAAACGGAGGAAGAAGATGGGATCCAAAAATAA
- a CDS encoding RNA pyrophosphohydrolase: protein MEKPYRKNVGMVVFNFHGEVLVGERSNFPGSWQFPQGGIDEAEEPMTAALRELYEEVGIDSGKIVAEYPDWIPYDFPESLPLNRHLQKYRGQIQKWFLIHWNGEINDCKLDIHEREFETVRFIPIEKTLSTVVPFKKDVYYKIIEEFGPKIRTFLQEAKKKL, encoded by the coding sequence ATGGAAAAGCCCTATAGAAAAAATGTCGGAATGGTCGTTTTCAACTTCCATGGAGAGGTTTTAGTGGGAGAAAGGTCGAACTTTCCCGGCTCTTGGCAATTCCCCCAAGGTGGAATCGATGAAGCCGAAGAACCAATGACAGCGGCTCTAAGAGAATTGTATGAAGAGGTAGGAATCGATTCGGGAAAAATCGTGGCCGAGTATCCGGATTGGATCCCTTATGATTTTCCGGAAAGCCTTCCTCTCAATCGACACCTTCAAAAATACAGAGGACAAATTCAAAAATGGTTTCTCATCCATTGGAACGGAGAAATAAACGACTGTAAATTGGATATTCACGAAAGAGAATTTGAAACGGTTCGTTTTATTCCCATAGAAAAGACTCTGAGCACAGTCGTTCCTTTTAAAAAAGACGTATATTATAAAATTATAGAAGAATTTGGACCTAAAATTCGCACCTTTCTCCAGGAAGCGAAAAAAAAACTATGA
- a CDS encoding SET domain-containing protein: protein MQLRKKISRSRIFHEKDFEIKASSIPGIGMGLFPKENVNKGDTIGYYAGKILTDKTANSSKYCESKYLLWICKDHWIYGEGKESNYTRFMNHSSKPNVKLVVSVRWKTARFEAIRKVKVGEELFFDYGDEYWINTDIDPVERN from the coding sequence ATGCAACTACGTAAGAAGATTTCGCGTTCCCGTATTTTCCATGAAAAGGACTTTGAGATCAAAGCTTCGTCGATTCCTGGAATCGGGATGGGGCTTTTCCCGAAAGAAAACGTAAACAAAGGCGATACTATCGGATATTATGCCGGTAAAATTCTTACCGATAAAACTGCAAACTCCTCCAAATACTGCGAATCGAAATACTTACTTTGGATTTGTAAGGATCATTGGATTTACGGAGAGGGAAAGGAAAGCAATTATACTCGTTTTATGAATCATAGTTCTAAGCCGAACGTAAAACTTGTCGTATCCGTTCGTTGGAAAACAGCGAGATTCGAAGCAATCCGAAAGGTAAAGGTAGGAGAAGAATTATTCTTCGATTACGGTGATGAATATTGGATCAATACGGACATCGATCCGGTGGAAAGAAACTAA
- a CDS encoding prohibitin family protein, with translation MNKKRFWFVLFLLPTLYCGSTVRAGEIGLFWKPFGFSDIGLHKEPVLNGFYWLLPWNDIYTYSMQWNAYKEKVDVLTNDDLKIDVQAIIIMRPIREEIYQLHIEVGPEYYRSIVQPEFRASIRNVVSHHQMIQISKNSAVLAKDIKTAVIERTKGKHIEVFDVILDDIEYSSNMLHAIETKLTKQQELEQQKYELEIAEKNIEIAKKKARADAEAQLIRAEAQAKSQVIINDKLTTRYLQYKSFESPNSKLIFVPQGKDNLPIVVNPKE, from the coding sequence ATGAATAAAAAAAGATTTTGGTTCGTTTTGTTTTTGTTACCGACTTTGTATTGCGGTTCGACGGTAAGAGCCGGTGAAATCGGACTTTTTTGGAAACCTTTCGGATTTTCGGACATCGGTTTGCATAAAGAGCCCGTATTGAACGGATTCTATTGGTTGCTTCCTTGGAACGATATTTATACCTATTCTATGCAATGGAACGCTTATAAGGAAAAAGTCGATGTTCTTACCAATGATGATTTGAAGATAGACGTGCAGGCGATTATCATCATGAGACCGATTCGGGAGGAAATATATCAACTTCATATAGAGGTCGGCCCAGAATATTACAGAAGTATTGTGCAACCGGAGTTTAGGGCTTCGATCCGAAATGTGGTTTCTCATCATCAAATGATTCAGATTTCTAAAAACAGTGCCGTTCTAGCGAAAGACATAAAAACCGCAGTGATCGAGAGAACGAAAGGAAAACATATCGAAGTATTCGACGTAATTCTGGACGATATAGAATATTCTTCCAATATGCTACACGCAATCGAGACGAAATTGACCAAACAACAGGAACTTGAGCAGCAAAAATACGAACTGGAAATCGCCGAAAAGAATATTGAGATCGCTAAAAAAAAGGCGCGGGCCGACGCAGAAGCGCAGCTAATTCGGGCTGAAGCGCAAGCGAAGTCGCAAGTGATTATCAACGACAAGTTGACCACAAGATATCTTCAGTACAAATCATTCGAAAGCCCGAACTCCAAGCTGATTTTTGTACCACAGGGTAAGGATAATCTTCCGATCGTCGTGAACCCGAAAGAATAA
- a CDS encoding FxLYD domain-containing protein yields the protein MRVQIFIAIFFGKKLFQNSTRIIIEAAPYVFFFFFSIPVLLWGRSNGEPTIDGKYKYYNVGLQDQFTYLEINGQIENLSGKNHAEAFFTMNFYDKDDILLETCQFAIQGFPSGHKRDFYASVKYVDPKLIKRFTIEFEGEN from the coding sequence ATGAGAGTTCAAATTTTTATCGCTATTTTTTTCGGCAAAAAGCTTTTTCAAAATTCAACAAGAATCATAATAGAAGCAGCGCCTTATGTATTCTTTTTCTTTTTTTCGATTCCCGTCTTGCTTTGGGGCAGATCCAACGGAGAACCGACCATTGACGGAAAATACAAATATTACAATGTGGGATTACAAGATCAGTTTACCTATCTTGAAATCAATGGACAAATCGAAAATCTATCCGGAAAAAATCATGCAGAAGCTTTTTTTACAATGAACTTTTACGATAAAGATGATATTCTGTTAGAAACTTGTCAGTTTGCGATACAAGGTTTTCCATCGGGACACAAGAGAGATTTTTACGCGAGCGTGAAATATGTGGATCCGAAACTGATCAAACGTTTTACGATTGAATTTGAAGGAGAAAATTAA
- a CDS encoding phasin-related domain-containing protein has translation MEKQILDVLNAGLGLIKASQEGLGKAKADLEKTYLELVTKGASDNSETTVKIRETVDKVINDIKEVTSVAGKNYEETRSKIIENYNKITEEIKNKIPEGQIEAVKAKINEVAEAIKSTTAGKVAVSK, from the coding sequence ATGGAAAAGCAAATTTTAGATGTTCTAAACGCAGGTCTAGGGCTTATTAAAGCTAGTCAAGAAGGTCTGGGTAAAGCGAAAGCCGATCTTGAAAAAACGTACTTGGAACTTGTTACAAAAGGGGCTTCCGACAATTCTGAGACGACCGTAAAAATCCGTGAAACCGTTGATAAAGTAATCAATGACATTAAAGAAGTAACTTCCGTCGCAGGAAAGAACTACGAAGAAACCAGATCGAAGATTATTGAAAATTACAACAAAATCACCGAAGAGATCAAAAATAAAATTCCCGAAGGTCAAATCGAAGCTGTAAAAGCAAAAATCAACGAAGTGGCTGAAGCAATTAAAAGCACCACTGCTGGAAAAGTTGCTGTTTCTAAATAA
- a CDS encoding glycerophosphodiester phosphodiesterase encodes MIENIEDRNNLKRPLVFAHRGFSGEFPENTMIAFQKAIQAKADLIELDVTLSEDREVVVIHDDDLDRTTKLVGNVRKFEAKILNGLDAGSWFSRKFRKEKIPLLKDVLRLIQKSKTDLNIEIKSTALDPHMNENSIELSILSLVRQFQLLPRIVISSFSWECLERVRKLNQQIKLGVLVGDESGDVSEAIVFGKKIKAWSIHPSMEDASEENLRLISEKNFLSVVYTINEAEEIKRFLSRGADGLFTNFPKLMRTLVEKKFRYSPKRTI; translated from the coding sequence ATGATTGAAAACATCGAAGACCGCAATAATTTAAAACGACCTCTCGTATTTGCACATCGAGGCTTCAGTGGGGAATTTCCTGAAAACACTATGATTGCGTTCCAAAAGGCAATTCAAGCGAAAGCCGATCTGATCGAATTGGACGTTACTCTTTCCGAGGACAGAGAAGTTGTAGTCATTCACGATGATGATTTGGATCGAACGACCAAATTGGTAGGAAACGTTCGGAAGTTCGAAGCTAAAATACTAAACGGATTGGACGCAGGTTCTTGGTTCTCTCGAAAATTCAGAAAAGAAAAAATTCCTCTTTTAAAAGATGTATTGCGTTTGATCCAAAAATCCAAAACCGATCTAAACATAGAAATCAAATCAACGGCCTTGGATCCCCACATGAATGAAAATTCGATCGAACTTAGTATCTTGAGTTTGGTTCGTCAGTTTCAATTGCTACCTCGAATTGTAATTTCTTCCTTTTCTTGGGAATGTTTGGAAAGAGTTCGAAAACTTAATCAGCAAATAAAATTAGGTGTTTTGGTGGGAGACGAAAGCGGAGACGTCTCCGAGGCAATCGTTTTTGGAAAAAAGATCAAAGCGTGGAGCATTCATCCTTCTATGGAAGACGCTTCGGAAGAAAACTTAAGGCTAATATCGGAAAAAAATTTCCTAAGTGTCGTTTATACGATCAATGAGGCGGAAGAGATAAAACGGTTTTTAAGCCGAGGAGCGGACGGTCTTTTTACGAATTTTCCGAAATTAATGAGAACGTTGGTGGAAAAGAAATTTCGATATTCCCCAAAACGTACGATTTAA
- the ccrA gene encoding crotonyl-CoA carboxylase/reductase has translation MSQIESVPIGTLPPLGQVPKKMYAQVVRPERFGDPIKAIQEELIDVPEIAPDEVLVAVMAAGVNYNNVWAALGFPVDVIGARNKKGEPEKFHIGGSDASGIVYKVGSEVKNVKVGDEVVLHCGIWDKNDPWVKAGKDPMFAPSQLIWGYETNWGSFAQFCKVQDHQCLPKPKHLSWEEAAAYMLVGATAYRMLHHWKPNDVQKDDVVLIWGGAGGLGAMAIQIVKAAGGVPIAVVSEDDKFDFCKKLGAAGVINRKKFDHWGALTSEINKMEKFAEWTKSAREFGKAIWDIAGKGNNPKIVFEHPGETTIPTSMFVCETGGMVVICAGTTGYNATVDLRYLWMRQKRLQGSHFANDDNSKGLNDLVIDKKVDPCLSKTFAWNETAHSHQLMKENKHPAGNMSILVGADKPGLGKK, from the coding sequence ATGAGCCAAATTGAATCCGTTCCAATCGGAACCCTCCCACCCTTGGGACAGGTTCCTAAAAAAATGTATGCACAGGTCGTTCGTCCCGAGCGCTTCGGCGACCCAATCAAAGCAATTCAGGAAGAACTCATCGATGTTCCAGAAATAGCTCCGGACGAGGTTCTCGTCGCGGTAATGGCAGCCGGTGTAAATTATAACAACGTTTGGGCCGCTCTCGGATTTCCCGTAGACGTCATCGGCGCAAGAAACAAAAAAGGCGAACCCGAGAAGTTTCATATCGGCGGGTCCGACGCATCCGGAATCGTTTATAAAGTAGGTTCCGAAGTGAAGAATGTAAAAGTCGGAGACGAAGTTGTCCTTCACTGCGGAATCTGGGATAAAAACGATCCTTGGGTGAAAGCGGGAAAAGATCCGATGTTCGCGCCTTCTCAATTGATCTGGGGATACGAAACGAACTGGGGTTCCTTCGCGCAATTCTGCAAGGTTCAAGATCACCAATGTCTTCCAAAACCGAAACATCTTTCTTGGGAAGAAGCCGCGGCTTACATGCTCGTAGGAGCGACCGCTTATAGAATGCTTCATCACTGGAAACCGAACGACGTGCAAAAAGACGACGTAGTTTTGATCTGGGGAGGAGCGGGCGGACTCGGTGCAATGGCAATTCAGATCGTAAAAGCTGCGGGCGGGGTTCCAATCGCGGTCGTTTCCGAAGACGATAAGTTCGACTTCTGTAAGAAATTAGGCGCCGCGGGTGTTATCAATCGTAAGAAGTTCGACCACTGGGGAGCGTTGACTTCCGAAATCAACAAGATGGAAAAATTCGCGGAATGGACAAAGTCCGCTCGCGAATTCGGAAAGGCGATCTGGGATATTGCGGGCAAAGGAAACAATCCTAAAATCGTCTTTGAACATCCGGGCGAAACCACCATTCCTACTTCCATGTTCGTCTGTGAAACGGGCGGTATGGTCGTCATCTGTGCAGGAACCACCGGTTACAACGCGACCGTCGACTTACGCTATCTCTGGATGAGGCAAAAACGTCTCCAAGGTTCCCACTTTGCGAACGACGATAACTCGAAAGGTCTGAACGACTTGGTCATCGACAAAAAAGTCGATCCTTGTCTTTCCAAAACCTTCGCTTGGAACGAAACGGCGCACTCGCACCAATTGATGAAGGAAAACAAACATCCGGCCGGAAACATGTCGATTTTAGTCGGGGCCGATAAACCGGGATTGGGAAAAAAATAA